One segment of Streptomyces roseifaciens DNA contains the following:
- a CDS encoding leucyl aminopeptidase, translated as MSALTLSTSSAATLRADAVVIGVAKGPKGPVVAAGAEAVDKAFDGKLTAVLEALGATGGEGETTKLPAPSGLKAPVVLAVGLGEAPAKDEGFAHEALRRAAGSAARALAGSKKAAFALPVEDADAAGAVAEGALLGAYSYRPARNAAAAKKDGKADKGAPLAEIALLGGKPRDKAFKAAAERAATVAEEVNRARDLVNMPPNELDPKTFAAAAQTAGKEFGLKVEVLDEKALLKGGFGGIMGVGRGSDAPPRLVRIGYTHPKAEKTLALVGKGITYDSGGISLKPAGHNETMKCDMAGAAAVFAAVVSAARLGLKVNVTGWLALAENMPSGSATRPGDVLKMYGGKTVEVLNTDAEGRLVLGDALARASEENPDAIVDVATLTGAMVLALGNRTFGVMGNDDAFRTSVYEIAEEVGEQAWPMPLPGELRKAMDSPVADFANMGERMGSGLLAGIFLKEFVGEGIAWAHLDIAGPAYHESAPYGYTPKGGTGSAVRTLVRLAEHTAAGDLG; from the coding sequence GTGTCTGCTCTGACTCTCAGCACTTCCAGTGCGGCGACGCTGCGCGCGGACGCCGTCGTCATCGGCGTGGCGAAGGGCCCGAAGGGCCCCGTCGTCGCGGCCGGCGCCGAAGCCGTTGACAAGGCCTTCGACGGCAAGCTGACCGCCGTCCTGGAGGCCCTCGGCGCCACCGGCGGCGAGGGGGAGACGACCAAGCTCCCCGCCCCGTCCGGGCTGAAGGCCCCGGTCGTGCTGGCGGTCGGCCTGGGCGAAGCCCCGGCGAAGGACGAGGGCTTCGCCCACGAGGCCCTGCGCCGCGCCGCGGGCTCCGCGGCCCGTGCGCTGGCCGGTTCCAAGAAGGCCGCGTTCGCGCTGCCCGTCGAGGACGCCGACGCCGCCGGCGCGGTCGCGGAGGGCGCCCTGCTCGGCGCGTACTCCTACCGCCCGGCCCGCAACGCCGCCGCCGCGAAGAAGGACGGCAAGGCCGACAAGGGCGCCCCGCTCGCCGAGATCGCCCTGCTGGGCGGCAAGCCCCGCGACAAGGCGTTCAAGGCCGCGGCCGAGCGCGCCGCGACCGTGGCCGAAGAGGTCAACCGCGCCCGCGACCTCGTCAACATGCCGCCGAACGAGCTCGACCCGAAGACCTTCGCCGCCGCGGCCCAGACCGCCGGCAAGGAGTTCGGCCTCAAGGTCGAGGTGCTGGACGAGAAGGCCCTGCTGAAGGGCGGCTTCGGCGGCATCATGGGCGTCGGCCGCGGCTCGGACGCCCCGCCGCGCCTGGTGCGGATCGGCTACACCCACCCGAAGGCGGAGAAGACCCTGGCCCTCGTCGGCAAGGGCATCACCTACGACTCGGGCGGCATCTCCCTGAAGCCGGCCGGTCACAACGAGACCATGAAGTGCGACATGGCCGGCGCGGCCGCCGTCTTCGCCGCGGTCGTGTCCGCCGCCCGCCTGGGCCTGAAGGTCAACGTGACGGGCTGGCTGGCCCTCGCGGAGAACATGCCCTCCGGCTCCGCCACCCGCCCGGGTGACGTCCTGAAGATGTACGGCGGCAAGACCGTCGAGGTCCTCAACACGGACGCCGAGGGCCGCCTGGTCCTGGGCGACGCCCTGGCCCGCGCCTCGGAGGAGAACCCGGACGCGATCGTGGACGTCGCCACCCTGACGGGTGCCATGGTGCTCGCGCTGGGCAATCGCACGTTCGGCGTCATGGGCAACGACGACGCGTTCCGCACCTCGGTCTACGAGATCGCCGAGGAGGTCGGCGAGCAGGCGTGGCCGATGCCGCTCCCGGGCGAGCTGCGCAAGGCCATGGACTCCCCGGTCGCCGACTTCGCCAACATGGGCGAGCGGATGGGCAGCGGCCTGCTCGCGGGCATCTTCCTGAAGGAGTTCGTGGGCGAGGGCATCGCCTGGGCGCACCTGGACATCGCGGGCCCGGCGTACCACGAGAGCGCCCCGTACGGCTACACCCCGAAGGGCGGCACCGGCTCCGCGGTCCGCACGCTGGTCCGCCTGGCGGAGCACACCGCCGCCGGCGACCTCGGCTGA